cattggttcaatgtgtgtacaatttgtatgtatacaaaactgtaaaaaaatgcgcttttttcatttttcccccactttttccagtttatttcaaacaaaacaatgtactacccagcttaatatggtttcaaatgaaagccctacttgtgctgaaaaaaacaatatatgatttgtgtgggtgcaccaattgataagagagaaattacagttgaagaaagacatggcaaaaacacaaaaacggctctggtcctttagcgacacgttagtatcaaaatcccggtcctgaaggggttaatgtgattCCCTCATTATTTTGTGCAATTGTGCTTAACACCATCCCTGGACGGCTGCAAACAGGCTACACATTTTGGATATCCCATTTTCACGCAATGGCACAAATCATTTCTGGTGTGTTTGTACCCTTCAAGGACTGGGTTGGAGCATCACTGATTCAGGGAATCTACCTCTCTGCTCAGTGTGCTCAATAAATGTCTCTTTGTATTCCGAATTAAGCAGTGCAAAAGATTCAAGACAGCAACTTCTTCAGGCGCTATTATGTTATCAAACTGCATCTAGTTTCTCATTGATAAGCAAGTATACAATGTCCTTAATGggtcactccagccatcatatgtatttttaatgcatcttgcctttaaatgttcatggtGTCTTCCTTCCAAGACAGAAACTTCCAACAGGTGCCGTAAACAATGTCCTTAAATGGgtcattccagccatcatatgtaatttaatgcatgatctctttacattttaatttctccCTTGCAAGtccatggggggattctgcagaatcccccaaatatgcatttgtccctttACCCTCCCCCAGCTCTATGCAGAGCAGGGAAtctgtttggccaaacacatatCCTTACAGGTGATAAAATTACCCCCTGTCAGCTCCACAAATGGCTCAGGGAATGCTGCGGGCAGGCATCGTTCAGACTCTTGTGACCATATGCTGAaattgcttcaagcagccattaAATGTCAAGAATCGTCATGCCATGGAGCAGGAGGGCAGCTCACAAGGTAAGCTTTTTGTCTTTAGGGGGGGCGCCAGGTACAGTAAACTGTTTCTGGATGCctgccttttattttaaaaggatgTTGAGCTGTGTGTTTAAATAGCCAGGCCTTTTACACACAAGAGATTTGGTTTTGAAGGGATATATTTCACATAATGTTTGGCATTTTACTACTAGTTTCaataatattgtgtattttttaacaaCCACTGTACTCATTCCAATTGTTAACTcggattaaaaaatattacattttagcgTAAATTTGTGACTTGTAATAGTGTAAGGTGACTATGATTACCTACTAAAATCAATATACATTATCACAGTTATGTATAACGTCATCCTGTTATGTGCATTTTTTCTTCAGAACATGTCAGACATGCACCGGTAGAGATTTCTGGACGTTAATCGTGTCTGACATATTTCCGGATACATGGCCTGGTGAAGAATGTTCAAATATGTCAGTTCAtgggaaataaatatatgaatatatccTGTTGCACATGGTGTAACtgacaacattttttaaaggaacaaatATTGGCACAGTAAATACAGTACATTCTTAATTCTCTCGCTGTCCATGGACCTCTCAAAAGCTTGCACTAGCAAGCAACTAAAGTGGAGGAAAGATATAGACATGAGATTGAGATAGAGCGACTTAAAGGATGGTTTGATGAAAGGATGCTTTGATGGAGTGCAGAGAATTCCTGTCACTGCTGCACCAAGTTTCTCTCTCAGGATTCAAACGTTGCACCTGATATCTTTGTATCCTCCTCGTGGTGCAACAGTGACAGTTCCAAAAGGAGAAGCTTCAACATGGAGCCATTAACTTTAGAGTCAGCCGTGTCCACATGAACAATGAACATTGCTGGAATTGGCATTTTACTTACCATCTGATTGTTATTCCACTTCAGAAGATAGGAGGGTTATATTCGAACTTTTTATTGCTTTAAGGTACTCATTGtcaaatcatttttatgttcATGTAGATTTAcctcaaaatgaaaaatatatatatatataaaaatatcacacTGTTGTAGTAGTTGATTTCCTCAGGATagttttttgaggttttggtgCAATCGGCGGAGGCAAGACACCAGGCTTTTGGGGAGGTtgactactactattactactgtTTATGCCGAATCCTCCATTTTCAAGGGGAAAAGCTGGGAGAGGTGGCGGTTGTAAAGGTGGACAATGATGAGGAAGTTTTCCAGCTAAATGGACAGACTCCCCATGCAGATGTACCTCTCTGTTTTTTACTTCAGACCGAATATCACAGTCAGGACAGTAGCCATGATATAGTACATTTTCACTAAAGCGCACACGTTCTCTTGTTGTAGTCTGAGAACAGCGTTCTTTTTCTGGTCTATGTGTCATAGGCTGCGCTTGTAATTTATCCACCTTAATATTATGAATGGCACATCTATCACCGTTGGGAACTTTGGTAGGTACTCCAGGTATTTCACCATTCCGTAGCAAAAGTCCATTATTGGTTACAGTACTTGCTGAATTATTTAACCTATGAGTATCTTCAAACTTCACCGGTGTTAATCGTGGCGGTGGTGGAGGTGGATTAGGCTTTCTAAGTACTGTCAGAACAGCCGATGGATGTGCGGGAGGTGTTATTAATGGCGCATTTGCTCGAACCTTTATCTTCTCTAAGCTTGAGGCTGTTGTGCTGCTGGAGCTGCTGTTCAGCGTGTCGGTTTTGGAGCTGTCTGTCATCTCATCCTCCAGCTGTAGATCTGAAGTGAGAGTATCAATTTGGTCAACCACCTACAAATAAGAAACAAGAATGAATATACATGTTGGAATAAATGCTTTACTTCAGTCTACGAATCtttctaataattaatataattttaataactaCAGTAAAGTATATCAGACATTAGTGTTATTAATCATAGCTATTCTTATACGTCAACACAAAATACTTCTTGAGTTATGTCTCTTCTGGCTCATTTGTCAGGTTTATTGATATGGCTTTTCTTAAACTTACTTCTATTCTACTCACTACTCCTTTTTTAATCTGCCAGCAAATAGCAAAGGGAAAGATTTAACAATGGATGAGAATAACCAGCAAAGTGATGTAAAATCTCTAATGGTTTAACAACAATTTAGAAAAACGATCTATCACTTTCTCTATCCCATTAATTTACTATATGTTGCATCAGATATATTGTGGTTTAATTTgacaaatagtattttttttaaatcccaatTATTGCTTTTCAAGGTCGGGCATTGAAAACCTTAAGGATATTCTGGTCGATAATTCTATAAAACCATATGATCAATTAGCCGACCAATTCTGTCTACCATCTACAGAAGTTTTTCCCTATTTAAGGATAAAACATTTCTTAAGGTATGCACTTTAAGGCTGATGCAAATATTCATTCAAAATTAGGCCACATTCTTAATCGAAAAGAATCCAAGAATATTTTGACAAAGATACATGAGGTAATAGAAAAGACTACTCTAATACCATCTCTAAATGGTCTAAAGTGACACGGACACAGATTACAAGAAAAATTGGCAAAATGCAATATCTTTAACCCACAATATTATACATTCCATTTCAATTagagaaaactattttaaagtTCTAAATTACTGGTATTGGATTCCGACTAAGTTATGCTTAATGTTCCCTGGAGCATCAGAGATATGTTGGAGATGCAACAGGGAAAAAGGtgattacatacatatatggtgGTCATGTAGGGTGGTTAGTCAGCTGTGGGACATAGTTTTTGATCTTTTCATAAAATTGGCAGTATGTAAGATAACTAAGTCTCCAGATATTGCTCTTCTTCATCTACTACCATCTACCCTTTCTATTGATAATAAAATTTTACTAATACACTCTTTATTGGCAGCTAAAATTTTGATTGCCAGGTTTTGGAAacataaccatttttttcagtgGTCGCAATTGAAGAAACAACTATTATACCAActacaaatggaaaaagggcTTGGATGGGTTAGTCAGACTCACTATAGAAGAATAGTAATTTATGAGGACTGGATCTCAAAACTAAATAATGTTTAAGCATACCTATAGTAATTATAACACCCCCggcttcttcctttttttttttttctttgctaaaaTATTAGACACAACTGCTTGTTTGATAATAAGTATTTGTATTGCTgctgaaaaatatttgtatttatgaattatggCATGTCCCCCTCCCTTATTTCGTTTCTGTTATCCCTTACCCTGTTTAAAAaaccttaataaaataaatatttgaaataaaaaaaaaaatcccaattaTTGCTTTTCACTGATGTTGCTAATTATTATCAGGATTGCATATGAGCTTAGTGTTACTTTTTACTTTTgaacataattttaaatagcatTTTGGTTTCATAActtatatggaaatatataataaattaaattgtttctCTTTTTAGTGTAAATAGACACATAGTAAATTTAATTTACTGCTTTATCTACAGACATCACCAAGCttaaatgctgttttaattGTGAGTATTACCAGAAATTAATCATTGATTTGTTTTTCCAACGTTTTAATATAGTGCTATAAATTACTATGCCTTTTTCTGCAAGCTGAAGGTTCATGCTAATATTTTATGCAATTAATATATTATGTGTAACCGATTTCTACAATTTCTCACAGGGCAAGCATCAATCAATTTTAGAGTTACAGATGTACTGATAAACATATATTAGttttgattaaaataatattggTTTTGATTAAagcttttttaacatttgctCTCAGCGGTCATATACAATGTCTTGTACATTTGCATTTTAAGTCATAAACTAAAAATGTTCTGTCACACGTATCTAGATTATGTGTACGTCGCAAAAAAACCACCAAAAcagtgattttaaatttaaatcacGCTTATAATAATACCTGCATACCAGTATGTGGTTTATTCTTTAATTTCTCAATGCTAATATCTATGTAAGATAGtgaatataatacaaaatggCTCAAAACATTTCAATTATGAAAGTTTGTTCCACTTAGTTTCCAGACTTACAGTACACAAAACAATGTATGTTGCATaagattatatattaatatgcacCATTTCAATAATACATATGTTTACTATGATAATTATCAAAATTAGATCATGCAAGGATATAACTCTTAAATACAGATTGCTAATGTTCTTGTGTGAATGATTGGCAATGTTGGTGTTAAAAGTGCCACATTTGATAAATACAAAGTTGTGAAATAAAGCAGCCCATGCTTGGGGATGTATTTACTAAATTTGGAATTAGCAGGATAGTTGCGAATTTCACTCTTTTGATCACTCCGATAAGCTTCTTCAATCATAAAAGCTtacttgtataatgtatagaaatcAATGAGATTATGAAAGGCCATCTCAGCATgtccacaggaaaaaaaatgctagGCTTTGGTCTTgcaaatacataataaagttGGCGAACTGAAACCACAAAGAACCTGCAAGCTCCAGCTTTAGTGAATTATCCCCATACATCATAGAAGTCACTCAACTATAAATTCCTTTTCAGCTATAAATCTTACTATATCCATTGTGAATCCATTTAATTTGTATCTGTAACCCAATAAGAAAGgtattaaagaaaatgaaattgtGATTGATAAGCTCAGTGTTACGTTACGGTATATTTGTATGTCAAACCACAGgatttatagaaaaataaaaggatgtttgtatatttttcaccTCTTAAGTTTTTCTGGAACATAACGATTACAATGTAACCTGTGAAATGCTTgtcaatgaaaaaatattgattGCATAAAAAAACGTGATAATAATGTAAATTTGAGATTCAGTGTCATTGCCCTTTATCTCTAATTTTCTAATTCAATCTTTTCTAATATCTGGTTTGTTAACATACtattttagtgatttaaaacactagtaaaatatctttatttgcattttaacaatttcatttctaaaacaaaagcGTATTATAGGGCGAACAATTATTGTCAACTATGTTAGACTCCTAACTGTTACTCACCTGCCCTCGGCCCCCATgttgccgcagcagccgccacgcaggagagggagacccccctccaccgcacggccacctccgcagcagcccccacgaaggagagggagacccccctccaccgcacggccacctccgcagcagcctccacgaggaagagggagacctccctccaccgcacggccacctccgcagcagccgacacgtgggagagggagaccctcctccaccgcacggtcacctccgcagcagccaccacgaaggagagggagacccccctccactgcacagccacctccgcagcagccgccacgagggagagggagacctccctccaccgcaaggccgcttccactgccttcctctgaagtaccgcgcaggagaggcagacctcctggtacacggcaTCCTGCTGCTGCGCAGGCGcgacctctagtggcgaactcgcATACTGCGggaatttatgaagggagactacgccatccacaagatggccgcgagtcacagacaccggaagtgatgtcatgaggggctgatgggagattctgacttcctccgcggttctccatttaaacccctcagaccagtttcaccttgccttctgatggttgtctatgccttgtgctagtgcccagatagcgtttcctgattcggtattcctgtgtatgatcctggcttgtctgacttcgttgttttcctgaatcctgacctcggctctgttatttgactatcctgctctccggtatcctgacctcggctctgttatacgactatcctgctctccggaatcctgacctcggcttgttatacctgttctgtcctggagtcctacctgaccacggtgtctcctactacttgtacgtgacagaatcagaaggccatcatgagacccgcttcggtggGACTTCAAGGTTCCTGTGAGGATCGTCTGGATGAGATGGATCACCGTCTGGATCAGTTTGCCCAGGCGTTCCAGACACTTCTACAGCGCACTGATCCCGGACTACAGGTGCCTCCTCCAGCAGTAGCACCCCCACCAGTTCCGTCTCCGGCTTCAGTTCCTGTGTTTCATGCTCCGATGAATCTTCCACCGCCACAACGTTACGGAGGAGACCCTGCTTCATGTCGGGGGTTTCTCAATCAGTGTGAGATACATTTCGAACTTTCTCCTTACGCCTTTGCTTCTGACCGGGCTAAGGTTGGCTACATAATTTCGCTCCTCACCGACAAGGCTCTGGCATGGGCATCTCCTTTATGGGAGAGGAACACTCCAGGAGTTCGTTCCTACTCAGAATTTGTGTCTGCACTACGCTCCGTATTCGACGTTCCAGGCAGGAGGGCAACCGCTTCATGCTCTCTCTTTAACATTCGTCAAGGGGTTCGTTCTCTGATGGACTATGCTATTGAATGTCGCACCCTTATGGCGGAGGTGAACTGGACTGGCGAGGCACTGATTGCAGCCTTTTTGAATGGATTATCAGAGACTTTGAAAGACGAGTTGGCTGCTCGAGATCTTCCCTCCGACCTAGACTCTGTAATTTCATACGTGACACAGATTGATCTTCGTCTCCGCGAGCGTCAGGCGCAACGGGACAGTCTGAAGGCACGTGAGAGAGGACCTGCTTTGGGTGTGCTGGGTCTGTCCTCTGTTTCCAGCAGTACTCGGATGACTGTTCCGATTCAGGTATCATGGTCTGAGGGTTCCGTTTGCACAGAGGCTTTTTTGGATTCAGGAGCTGCAGAGAACTTTATCGATGCCCGTTTTTGTGAACAGCAGCTTATTCCCACTATGCCTAAGGAGATGCCTGTAAGACTTGAGGCCATTGACGGCAGACCACTTCATCCTGCCCAGGTGACACAGACTACTATTCCGGTGACGCTCTCCGTTGGCATGCTTCATAACGAGAGACTTCAGTTCTTAGTTATCTGCTCTCCCTCTACTCCAGTCATTTTGGGTTTTCCGTGGTTGCAGACGCACAACCCTACCATCGATTGGTCAGCTGGAGAGATCACTTCATGGAGTCGAACCTGTGGGGAGCACTGCACCGAACCCATTAGACTGGCCATGGTGTCTACTACTCCGGAGATTGTCGCGACAGCCCTTCCCAGTCAATACCGAGACTTTGCGGATGTGTTTGACAAGAAGGAGGCTGAAAAGTTGCCCCCGCGCAGACCTTACGATTGTCCCATTGATCTCCTTCCGGGTACCATGCCACCCAGAGGCCGAGTCTACCCCTTGTCTGTTCCTGAGACTAAGGCCATGGAGACATACATCGAGGAGaatctgaagcggggtttcatccGTCGGTCAACCTCCCCGGCGGgcgctggatttttttttgtcaagaagAAGAACGGGGAGCTGAGGCCATGTATCGACTATAGGGGCCTGAATAGGATTACGAGACGCAATTCGTATCCTATACCCCTCATCTCCGAACTGTTCGATAGGTTACGTGGGGCCCAGATCTTTACCAAGTTGGATCTTCGTGGGGCCTATAACTTGGTTCGTATCCGTGCCGGCCATGAATGGAGAACAGCATTCAATACACGTTCCGGACACTACGAGTACCTAGTCATGCCGTTCGGTCTGTGCAATGCTCCGGCAGTGTTTCAGGAGTTTATCAACGACTGTCTTCGGGACTTCCTTCAACAATTTGTCGTTGTTTATCTGGACGACATCCTCATTTACTCTGCGGACTTACCCACCCATCGCGAACAGGTGCGTCAAGTATTGAGTCGTCTGCGACATCACGGCCTGTTTGCCAAATTGGACAAGTGCGTCTTTGAGACCCGCAAAGTGACTTTCCTGGGATACGTTATCACTCCTGAGGGGTTCGATATGGACCCATCTAAGGTACTGGCGATTAAGGACTGGCCACGGCCTATAGGCCTCAAGGCACTTCAGCGCTTCCTTGGTTTCGCCAACTACTACAGACGCTTCATCCGTAATTACTCAAGGATTGTTGCACCTCTCACAGACTTGACCAAGAAAGGGGCCAATGTCTCAGAGTGGTCCTCCGAAGCCATCTCTGCGTTTGCTCTTCTCAAAGAGAAGTTTACGACAGCCCCGGTGTTACGGCATCCCAATCCTCTTCTGCCGTTTGTTCTGGAGGTGGATGCTTCTGAGTCGGGAGTTGGAGCTATACTCTCCCAACGGGCTTCCTACAGCGGACCACTGCATCCGTGTGGCTACTTCTCCAGGCACTTTTCCGCAGCTGAACGGAATTACGATGTCGGGAACAAGGAACTGTTGGCGGTTATCCTGGCCTTGGAGGAGTGGCGCCACCTGCTGGAGGGGGCTTCTGTACCAACGTTGATCCTGACGGATCATAAGAATCTCCAATATATGGAGTCGGCCAAGTGTCTCAACCCTCGTCAGGCCAGGTgggctctcttcctctcccgctTTCCCTTTGTGCTGACTTACCGTCCCGGTTCAAAGAACGCTAAAGCGGACGCGCTATCCCGCATGTATACACGACCAGACGAGGAGAATAGAGCGCCTGAACCCATTGTCCCCTCTACCAAGGTCGTTGCCGTCATTCGGTTGCGGGGTTATGCTCCCCTGCTGGATCGCATCACCCGCTCTCAAGGTCAAGCTCCGGATTCCTTGCCTCCAGGGAGATTGTATGTTCCTCCCAGTTTGCGGCTCCCTATCCTACGCACGCTTCATGGGGCCAGAACCTCGGGACATGCGGGAGTGGCACGCACCAAGGACTTACTTTCTCGGACCTTTTGGTGGCCTCACTGGGGCAGGGACGTTACAGCTTTCGTCCAGTCCTGTACTAGGTGCGCAGCCAACAAGTCCTCTCGTACTCGTCCTGCTGGTCTCCTTCGACCTCTTCCTTGTCCCTCGGTTCCCtggactcatgtggccatggactttattgttGAGTTGCCTCCGTCCAGGGGACATACTGTGATCCTCGTGGTGGTGGACCGTTTCTCGAAGATGGCGCACTTCATTCCACTACGGAAGTTACCCAACGCCTCCACCTTGGCTGATATCTTCATCCGAGAGATTGTTCGGCTCCACGGAGTGCCATCTGAAATCGTGTCGGACAGAGGCACCCAATTCGTAGCAAGGTTCTGGCGCGAATTTACTAAGTCCTTGGGAATCACCTTGGCCTTCTCTTCGGCTTATCACCCTCAGACGAACGGTCTAGTGGAGAGAGCGAATCAACATCTGGAGCAGTACCTGCGTCTCTTCATCAATGACCATCAGGATAATTGGGTCAATCTGCTGCCGTTCGCAGAATTCGCACGGAATAACGCGCTCCAGGAGTCTACCAGGATCTCTCCGTTTTTTTGCCTTTATGGTCTCCATCCACAGTCTCTCCCAGAGACGTTGCCAGTTTCTCCTGTTCCGG
The DNA window shown above is from Spea bombifrons isolate aSpeBom1 chromosome 1, aSpeBom1.2.pri, whole genome shotgun sequence and carries:
- the PRR16 gene encoding protein Largen yields the protein MSAKSKGTSSPTEGQASKAKVKEQIKIIVDDLELVLGDLKDVAKELKEVVDQIDTLTSDLQLEDEMTDSSKTDTLNSSSSSTTASSLEKIKVRANAPLITPPAHPSAVLTVLRKPNPPPPPPRLTPVKFEDTHRLNNSASTVTNNGLLLRNGEIPGVPTKVPNGDRCAIHNIKVDKLQAQPMTHRPEKERCSQTTTRERVRFSENVLYHGYCPDCDIRSEVKNREVHLHGESVHLAGKLPHHCPPLQPPPLPAFPLENGGFGINSSNSSSQPPQKPGVLPPPIAPKPQKTILRKSTTTTV